A DNA window from Micrococcales bacterium contains the following coding sequences:
- a CDS encoding geranylgeranyl reductase family protein, with translation MVAKSAEDAEVLIVGAGPAGSTAAAHLANAGVNALVLEKASFPRQKACGDGLTPRAVKELATLGISTKPELGWVRNRGLMVFGGGHTLELPWPTIDSFPNYGLSMARERFDQLLIDHALARGATFRQNTTVTDAVRHPGTGRVTGVKARTENGERTFKARYVVDAGGVAGRVANAAGRNTNPSKPMGLGIRARVKLSQAPSPDRLEWLESHLELWEGEGKNRRLMPGYGWVFPEAGNIINVGVGAVASNANRRQGSQRELLDRWLPEVKERWGFGENDVVDPPRGAALPMAFSRQPLYNGGLLLLGDAAGLVSPFDGEGVSYAMQSARLAADAMIQALRRPTPDSAERAMRDYPARLKADLGGYFSLGRVFVFLIEHPRVMHWCTTYGLPRPTLMRLVMKLLSDLYEPRGGDWMDRLIATAARLAPAP, from the coding sequence TTGGTTGCTAAATCTGCCGAAGACGCCGAGGTCTTGATTGTCGGCGCTGGGCCGGCCGGTTCAACGGCCGCAGCCCATTTGGCTAATGCCGGTGTCAATGCCTTGGTTCTTGAAAAGGCCAGTTTCCCCAGGCAAAAAGCATGTGGCGACGGTCTGACGCCGCGCGCCGTCAAGGAGCTGGCCACATTGGGCATCTCCACCAAGCCAGAACTGGGCTGGGTTCGCAACCGCGGGCTGATGGTCTTTGGCGGCGGCCATACCCTAGAACTACCCTGGCCAACGATTGACTCCTTCCCCAACTACGGTCTGTCAATGGCTCGGGAACGATTCGACCAGCTCCTAATTGACCACGCCCTGGCCAGGGGCGCCACCTTCCGCCAAAACACCACCGTGACCGACGCGGTCCGCCACCCTGGTACCGGCCGTGTCACAGGTGTCAAAGCCCGCACCGAAAACGGCGAGCGCACCTTCAAGGCCCGCTATGTGGTTGACGCTGGCGGCGTGGCCGGGCGAGTGGCCAATGCCGCCGGGCGCAACACCAACCCGTCCAAGCCAATGGGCCTGGGTATCCGGGCCCGGGTCAAGTTGTCCCAGGCCCCCAGCCCGGATCGGCTTGAGTGGCTCGAATCGCACCTAGAGCTGTGGGAGGGCGAAGGCAAGAACCGCCGGCTAATGCCCGGCTATGGTTGGGTATTCCCCGAGGCCGGCAACATTATCAACGTTGGCGTGGGAGCGGTTGCTTCTAACGCCAACCGCCGGCAGGGCTCGCAGCGCGAGTTGTTGGACCGCTGGCTACCAGAGGTCAAAGAACGTTGGGGCTTTGGCGAGAACGACGTGGTTGACCCCCCTCGCGGCGCCGCCCTACCGATGGCTTTCTCCCGCCAGCCGCTCTACAACGGCGGGCTGTTGCTGCTGGGAGACGCCGCCGGTTTGGTTTCGCCTTTCGACGGCGAGGGCGTCTCATACGCTATGCAATCAGCCAGGTTGGCGGCTGATGCCATGATCCAAGCGCTGCGCCGGCCCACCCCGGACAGCGCCGAAAGGGCAATGCGGGATTATCCCGCTCGCCTTAAAGCCGATCTAGGAGGATACTTCTCTCTGGGTCGGGTATTTGTATTCCTGATCGAACACCCAAGGGTGATGCACTGGTGCACCACCTACGGACTGCCCCGGCCAACGCTTATGCGCTTGGTCATGAAGTTGTTGAGCGACCTGTACGAGCCTCGCGGTGGTGATTGGATGGACCGTCTAATCGCAACCGCCGCACGGTTGGCACCGGCGCCATGA
- a CDS encoding class I SAM-dependent methyltransferase: MTTPALDKQPLVVAAMFDQVAKHYDLADSVLTFGLERYWRRAVCRSLKPGLARSVLDLAAGTGTSSLALADTASRVVACDFSQGMVRQGQRRIGHPGVAFVGGDATCLPFAPGVFDAVTISFGLRNVVDVPTALAEMRRVAAPGGQLLVLEFSKPKARWLRLVYRIYLHHILPLLARLVTSNPAAYSYLVDSIDSWYSQSELTKEIEQAGWQNVQHRDLTGGVVALHTAFAPTT, translated from the coding sequence GTGACTACTCCCGCCCTTGACAAGCAGCCCCTGGTCGTCGCTGCCATGTTTGATCAGGTCGCCAAGCACTATGACTTGGCTGACTCCGTTTTGACCTTTGGCTTAGAAAGGTATTGGCGCCGGGCCGTTTGCCGCTCCCTCAAACCGGGCTTGGCGCGGTCAGTTTTGGACTTGGCGGCCGGCACCGGCACCTCCTCCCTGGCCCTGGCCGATACCGCCTCAAGGGTGGTGGCCTGCGATTTCTCCCAGGGCATGGTGCGCCAAGGCCAGCGCCGGATTGGACACCCCGGTGTGGCCTTTGTTGGCGGAGACGCTACCTGTCTGCCTTTCGCGCCTGGGGTTTTTGACGCCGTCACGATCTCCTTTGGATTGCGCAACGTGGTCGACGTGCCCACGGCCTTGGCCGAAATGCGCCGCGTAGCTGCCCCAGGCGGCCAGCTTCTTGTGCTCGAGTTCTCGAAACCCAAGGCCAGATGGCTGCGTTTGGTCTACCGGATCTACCTGCACCACATCCTGCCGCTGCTGGCTCGTCTGGTCACATCCAACCCGGCCGCCTACAGCTATCTGGTCGATTCGATTGATAGCTGGTACAGCCAATCCGAGCTGACCAAGGAGATAGAACAAGCCGGCTGGCAAAACGTGCAACACCGCGACCTGACCGGCGGTGTTGTGGCACTTCACACCGCCTTTGCCCCAACCACCTAA
- a CDS encoding o-succinylbenzoate synthase — translation MTPVTFDLPLRTRFRGLTRRYGMVWHGEVGWAEFSPFEEYNTDQCRPWLMAALEAAHQPAPPPLRRHVPVNITVPAVGPEQAAAIVASSGGCQTAKVKVAEPGQSIEQDVNRLAAVRQALGPSGNIRVDANGAWTTEQAIDYLSRLDRAAGGLQYAEQPCAGVEELATVRRRTKVPIAADESIRQATDPYLVARLEAADVVVLKVQPLGGVRSCLDLAAAIGLPVVVSSAVETVVGIAQGLALAAALPKAELACGLATGQLLAQDLARDLFPVVNGQIEVAPARVEPDLLRQSQADPATNQRWQRRLAKVTALPDQGQRP, via the coding sequence ATGACGCCCGTCACCTTCGACTTGCCGCTGCGTACGCGCTTTCGTGGTTTGACCCGGCGCTACGGCATGGTTTGGCACGGCGAGGTTGGCTGGGCCGAATTCTCTCCCTTTGAGGAATACAACACGGACCAATGCCGGCCGTGGCTAATGGCCGCATTGGAGGCGGCGCACCAGCCCGCGCCGCCACCGCTGAGACGCCACGTCCCGGTCAACATCACTGTCCCGGCTGTTGGCCCAGAACAGGCTGCCGCGATAGTGGCCAGTTCGGGTGGTTGCCAAACGGCCAAAGTCAAGGTGGCCGAGCCAGGGCAAAGCATCGAGCAGGATGTCAATCGGTTGGCGGCGGTCCGCCAGGCGCTCGGCCCGTCCGGCAATATTAGGGTCGATGCCAACGGCGCCTGGACCACCGAGCAGGCCATTGACTACCTCAGCCGGCTCGACCGGGCGGCCGGCGGCCTGCAATACGCCGAACAACCCTGCGCCGGCGTCGAGGAACTGGCGACGGTGCGCCGCCGCACCAAAGTGCCGATCGCCGCTGACGAATCGATCCGCCAGGCAACCGATCCCTATTTGGTGGCTCGGCTCGAAGCCGCCGATGTGGTTGTGCTTAAAGTCCAGCCACTGGGCGGGGTGCGAAGCTGCTTGGATTTGGCCGCCGCCATTGGCCTGCCGGTGGTGGTGTCCTCGGCCGTTGAAACGGTGGTTGGGATAGCCCAAGGCCTGGCCCTGGCCGCCGCCCTGCCCAAGGCAGAGCTAGCCTGCGGCCTGGCCACCGGCCAACTCCTGGCCCAAGACCTGGCTAGGGACCTATTTCCAGTGGTCAATGGCCAGATCGAAGTGGCGCCGGCCCGGGTCGAACCGGACCTACTCAGACAGTCCCAAGCCGATCCGGCGACCAACCAACGCTGGCAGCGCAGGCTGGCCAAGGTCACGGCCCTCCCCGATCAAGGTCAAAGGCCATGA
- a CDS encoding AMP-binding protein, giving the protein MASNLSVGPGPDPSGRQGDTSVVRPGDLDDLVRALEQVLDPDHPGPLAVVPPRWPADLAWPAGAGVMVESSGSTGQPKLVALTAAAVRASAQASAEAVGGPGQWLLALPTSQIAGLNVVARAVLAGRAPTALAGSFGAQSFVEATDAMGSGRRYVSLVPTQLNRLLESPAAVEALAGFTAVLVGGAQTPQRLAARARTYGLRLIQTYGMAETCGGIVYDGFAIAGARVGLAGQSDGPSADGILKVTGPMLALGYVGSGAKLRASDGFRVDQDGQRWFLTSDLGRIDQTGRIEVLGRADHVIQTGGYKLAPELLEQVLANHPDVTQVVVTAVADQHWGQAVVALVVPSAPLSLQTLRHWTKTQGQAVWAPRGLGIVQGVPLNAAGKPDRLAAAGLAQQLQDAGGLERLG; this is encoded by the coding sequence GTGGCCTCAAATCTGTCAGTCGGGCCTGGGCCGGATCCCTCCGGCCGCCAGGGAGATACCTCGGTGGTTCGGCCGGGCGATCTCGATGACCTGGTACGAGCCCTAGAGCAGGTGCTGGATCCTGACCATCCCGGCCCCCTGGCCGTGGTGCCCCCGCGCTGGCCAGCTGATCTGGCTTGGCCTGCCGGTGCCGGTGTCATGGTCGAGTCATCGGGCTCGACCGGCCAACCAAAATTGGTGGCCCTGACCGCCGCTGCCGTGCGGGCCAGCGCCCAGGCTAGCGCTGAGGCCGTCGGTGGCCCTGGTCAGTGGCTGCTGGCCCTGCCCACCAGTCAGATTGCAGGCCTGAATGTGGTGGCCCGGGCCGTCCTGGCCGGACGGGCTCCGACCGCCTTGGCCGGCTCATTTGGCGCCCAAAGCTTTGTCGAGGCGACCGATGCTATGGGTTCCGGCCGGCGCTATGTCTCCTTGGTGCCAACCCAGCTCAACCGGTTGCTGGAATCTCCGGCCGCCGTCGAGGCTCTGGCTGGTTTCACCGCTGTTTTGGTGGGCGGCGCCCAGACCCCGCAGCGTCTGGCCGCCCGAGCCCGGACCTACGGACTGCGCCTGATCCAGACTTACGGCATGGCCGAGACATGCGGCGGCATTGTCTACGACGGCTTTGCCATTGCCGGCGCCCGGGTTGGCCTGGCCGGGCAAAGCGACGGCCCGTCAGCTGACGGCATCCTCAAGGTCACTGGGCCCATGCTGGCCTTGGGTTACGTCGGGTCCGGCGCAAAGCTCAGGGCCTCAGATGGTTTCAGGGTCGACCAGGACGGCCAGCGCTGGTTTTTGACCTCAGATTTGGGCCGAATCGACCAGACCGGCCGGATCGAAGTCCTGGGCCGGGCCGACCACGTCATCCAAACCGGCGGCTACAAACTGGCCCCGGAACTACTAGAGCAGGTCCTGGCCAACCACCCAGATGTGACCCAAGTGGTTGTCACCGCAGTGGCAGACCAACACTGGGGCCAGGCCGTAGTTGCCTTGGTCGTGCCAAGTGCCCCACTCAGCCTTCAAACCCTCCGCCACTGGACCAAAACCCAAGGTCAGGCGGTCTGGGCGCCGCGAGGACTCGGCATCGTGCAAGGGGTGCCGCTGAACGCCGCTGGCAAACCCGACCGGCTAGCGGCCGCCGGCCTGGCCCAGCAGTTGCAGGACGCCGGTGGCCTGGAACGGTTAGGGTAG
- a CDS encoding trypsin-like peptidase domain-containing protein, producing MAPPPPHPPGPPAQAGTTTQPPKAGASLSTVWVIALVCALFVGVCSAGTTWWLARSNPSTAGQTSDGSDTLKGLTSGQNTPEVPKTDGGNGPDWVTIAAKVQPTVVAIQTEVDSGYGAQGSGVIINSQKGYIVTNNHVVAGAQRIQAVLVDGRIFAATALGTDPTTDLAVLQLDNVPDDLAEATLGDSDALVVGQSVLAVGNPLGLDNTVTQGIVSALNRPVTTEQAGGAAQGELVVTNAVQVDAAINPGNSGGPLFDADGQVIGINSSIATMGGNGDQTGSIGLAFAIPVNLVKVIAPQLIESGAAIHPLLGVESTDAVVEVAGQHRAGAAIAKVQSGSPAAASGIQAGDVIYAVDGRPVNGSLALTATIRSRSPGSDVTISLVRDGQPLDITATLSAKDG from the coding sequence ATGGCTCCGCCGCCGCCCCACCCGCCTGGTCCGCCGGCCCAGGCCGGGACCACCACCCAACCACCTAAGGCTGGCGCCTCACTGTCGACAGTCTGGGTAATTGCCCTGGTCTGTGCGCTTTTTGTGGGGGTCTGTTCAGCTGGCACAACCTGGTGGCTGGCCCGGTCCAACCCCTCGACAGCCGGGCAAACCAGTGACGGCAGCGACACGCTAAAGGGGCTGACCAGCGGCCAGAACACCCCGGAGGTGCCGAAAACCGATGGCGGCAACGGCCCGGACTGGGTCACAATTGCGGCCAAAGTCCAGCCCACGGTGGTGGCAATCCAAACAGAGGTTGATTCCGGCTACGGCGCCCAGGGCTCCGGGGTCATCATCAATTCGCAAAAGGGCTATATCGTCACCAACAACCATGTCGTGGCCGGAGCCCAAAGAATCCAGGCGGTCTTGGTCGACGGCCGGATCTTCGCTGCCACCGCCCTGGGCACGGACCCGACCACTGACCTGGCCGTGCTCCAACTGGATAACGTGCCGGACGACCTGGCTGAGGCCACATTGGGCGATTCCGATGCCCTGGTAGTGGGGCAAAGCGTCTTGGCGGTGGGCAACCCATTGGGTCTTGATAACACCGTCACCCAAGGCATTGTCTCCGCCCTCAACCGGCCGGTCACAACCGAACAAGCTGGTGGCGCAGCCCAAGGTGAGTTGGTCGTGACCAACGCCGTCCAGGTTGATGCCGCCATTAACCCGGGTAACTCAGGCGGGCCGCTGTTCGACGCCGACGGCCAGGTCATCGGCATCAACTCGTCAATTGCCACGATGGGTGGCAACGGCGACCAGACCGGCTCAATTGGCCTGGCCTTTGCCATCCCGGTCAACCTGGTTAAGGTGATCGCGCCGCAGCTGATCGAATCTGGTGCGGCCATCCACCCTCTGCTTGGAGTTGAGTCGACCGACGCAGTGGTCGAAGTTGCCGGCCAACACCGAGCCGGCGCTGCCATTGCCAAGGTCCAAAGCGGATCGCCGGCAGCGGCCTCCGGGATCCAGGCTGGCGACGTTATCTATGCCGTTGACGGCCGGCCAGTCAACGGATCCTTGGCGCTGACCGCCACGATTAGGTCAAGGAGTCCCGGCTCCGATGTCACCATTTCGCTTGTCCGCGACGGCCAACCGCTTGACATCACCGCCACACTTTCAGCCAAAGACGGCTAG
- a CDS encoding isochorismate synthase, which translates to MAVSLRFHLRQVDSNPPLTASTAIGEPLVWWRRQEGLIGWGVAARADFYGPDRFTKAQAWWRQVLANSLADGETPDRQRGITLGPVCFGTFGFADDSDTPSTLVVPQNLIIQQDGQRWLLQASALRSDPAATATAQPSAWQPQGDQEPSSGDQAWKSFPGEGKAPASANWPLVTESPGPVAGANWPAVVDQGLAAIGRGEVEKVVLARQVVLSANRPLDIKSVIDNLARSYPDCWTFSVDGHVGATPELLVRSRGGLITSRVLAGTIRRTGDDTADLARAAALARSSKDLEEHDFAVASVIEALEPYVEALSWPDSPSVLHLPNVMHLATDVVGDLTGRHGLDAPWSVELAGVLHPTAAVCGTPAPAAAALIKRLEGADRGRYAGPVGWMGANGDGEWCIALRCGQFSAQRDQVKLWAGGGIVAGSIPLEELAETEAKLQPMRQALDSS; encoded by the coding sequence ATGGCTGTCTCTCTGCGTTTCCACCTGCGCCAAGTTGACTCCAACCCACCCTTGACCGCTTCGACCGCAATTGGCGAGCCTTTGGTCTGGTGGCGCCGCCAGGAGGGTCTGATCGGTTGGGGCGTGGCGGCCAGGGCTGATTTCTATGGCCCGGACCGGTTTACCAAGGCCCAGGCCTGGTGGCGCCAGGTTTTGGCCAATTCCCTGGCCGATGGCGAAACCCCAGATCGCCAGCGAGGCATCACCTTGGGGCCGGTCTGCTTTGGCACCTTTGGCTTCGCCGATGACTCCGACACGCCCTCTACCCTGGTGGTGCCGCAAAACCTCATCATTCAACAAGACGGCCAGCGTTGGCTGCTCCAAGCCTCTGCGCTGCGGTCAGATCCGGCTGCAACGGCCACGGCGCAGCCGTCCGCCTGGCAACCTCAAGGCGACCAGGAGCCCTCCTCCGGGGACCAGGCCTGGAAGAGCTTTCCAGGCGAAGGCAAGGCACCGGCATCGGCCAACTGGCCGCTGGTGACTGAAAGCCCAGGTCCGGTGGCGGGTGCCAATTGGCCCGCCGTGGTGGACCAAGGCCTGGCCGCGATTGGCCGGGGCGAGGTTGAGAAAGTGGTGTTGGCCCGCCAAGTGGTGCTCAGCGCCAACCGGCCGCTTGACATCAAGTCGGTGATTGACAACCTGGCCCGGAGCTATCCGGACTGTTGGACCTTCAGCGTTGACGGCCACGTTGGCGCCACGCCCGAACTACTAGTGCGCTCCCGGGGCGGTCTGATCACCAGCCGGGTCCTGGCTGGCACAATCCGGCGTACCGGTGATGACACAGCTGATCTGGCCCGCGCCGCAGCCTTGGCCCGTTCGTCAAAGGACCTCGAAGAACACGATTTCGCGGTCGCCTCAGTGATTGAGGCCCTCGAACCCTACGTCGAAGCGCTCAGTTGGCCTGATTCCCCTTCTGTGCTGCACCTACCCAACGTCATGCATTTGGCCACGGACGTGGTCGGTGACCTGACCGGCCGTCACGGACTCGATGCTCCTTGGTCGGTCGAGTTGGCCGGCGTGCTTCATCCGACGGCCGCAGTTTGCGGCACCCCAGCGCCGGCGGCAGCTGCCCTGATCAAGCGGCTCGAAGGCGCAGATCGTGGACGCTACGCCGGCCCAGTTGGCTGGATGGGTGCCAATGGCGACGGGGAATGGTGTATTGCCTTGCGCTGCGGCCAGTTTTCCGCCCAGCGCGACCAGGTCAAACTCTGGGCTGGCGGCGGTATTGTGGCCGGCTCGATTCCTCTAGAGGAACTGGCTGAGACCGAAGCCAAGCTTCAACCCATGCGCCAGGCGCTTGATAGCTCCTAG
- the menD gene encoding 2-succinyl-5-enolpyruvyl-6-hydroxy-3-cyclohexene-1-carboxylic-acid synthase, with protein MSRSIVQARALVDGLIQGGVRWLVISPGSRSAPLVYAAAQAEAAGRLECLVRIDERVAGFVAIGLTWANAGTVALVCTSGTAAANYHPAVLEASHSALPLVVLTADRPPELQGVGANQTTDQVGLYAGAVRASFDPQIEQGAKAWRAAGRQAALAALGLRSAWPGPVHINTQFREPLVPETDWYQGSAWPEEADAGAQVCGQSSSWRGQGGQLEALELARGPNTLVVAGAGAGPAARTLAEQAGWPLLAEPESGSWGGPMAITAGRLLVGQPPGLDIWLGQEIERLVIYGRPVLTRPITAIATGGRLEVIGVHSGGGPWFDQGRAAQLLAGSIEVPGEATAGENAWLKSWRAAGLRAWAAVEQHLAAKPLSGPLVAAAVTRALSTDPLVVSSSSAVRDLDLTPPTGGSIYALRGLAGIDGTVSAATGLALGLGRPVTALLGDLALLHDCGGLAVGSLERVADLRLVVLNDQGGSIFEALEVGREGLRPVFERYFATPQNLDLTALATSFGADHHLAGSLPELEVLLAGTWSGRQIIELRLERSIRHDLEKRLRQAAARALANEK; from the coding sequence ATGAGCCGGTCAATAGTCCAGGCCCGGGCCCTGGTTGATGGTCTGATCCAAGGCGGCGTGCGCTGGCTGGTGATCTCGCCGGGCTCACGCAGCGCCCCTCTGGTCTATGCCGCCGCCCAGGCCGAGGCGGCCGGCCGCCTCGAGTGCTTGGTGCGAATCGACGAACGCGTTGCCGGTTTCGTCGCCATCGGGTTGACCTGGGCAAATGCCGGCACAGTGGCTCTTGTCTGCACCAGTGGCACGGCCGCGGCCAACTACCACCCGGCCGTCCTTGAGGCCTCGCATTCGGCCCTGCCTTTGGTGGTGCTGACGGCAGACAGGCCCCCAGAACTCCAGGGCGTGGGCGCCAACCAGACCACCGACCAGGTTGGCCTCTACGCCGGCGCCGTCCGGGCCAGTTTCGATCCCCAGATCGAGCAAGGTGCCAAAGCCTGGCGTGCGGCTGGTCGCCAGGCCGCCTTGGCTGCCCTGGGGCTGCGCTCGGCCTGGCCCGGACCGGTCCATATCAACACCCAGTTCCGCGAACCGCTGGTACCGGAAACCGACTGGTACCAAGGTTCGGCCTGGCCTGAGGAGGCCGATGCCGGAGCTCAGGTTTGCGGCCAAAGCTCCAGCTGGCGTGGTCAAGGCGGGCAGCTGGAAGCCCTCGAGCTGGCGCGGGGCCCAAACACTTTGGTAGTGGCCGGTGCTGGCGCCGGCCCGGCCGCCCGAACCTTGGCCGAACAGGCCGGCTGGCCGTTACTGGCCGAGCCTGAATCCGGATCTTGGGGTGGGCCAATGGCTATCACCGCTGGTCGTTTGCTGGTTGGCCAGCCGCCCGGCCTTGACATCTGGCTAGGACAGGAAATCGAGCGCCTAGTGATCTACGGGCGGCCGGTTTTGACCAGGCCAATCACGGCCATCGCAACGGGCGGCCGCCTTGAAGTAATTGGCGTGCATTCAGGTGGCGGGCCGTGGTTTGACCAGGGCCGGGCCGCCCAGCTGCTGGCCGGTTCAATCGAAGTACCCGGCGAGGCAACTGCGGGGGAAAATGCCTGGCTGAAGTCATGGCGGGCCGCCGGCCTAAGGGCATGGGCGGCCGTTGAACAACACTTGGCGGCCAAACCGCTCAGCGGACCGCTGGTGGCTGCGGCCGTGACCCGAGCATTGTCGACCGATCCCTTGGTGGTGAGCTCGTCCAGTGCCGTCCGTGACCTGGATTTGACGCCCCCAACTGGTGGCTCCATCTATGCCTTGCGCGGGTTAGCCGGCATCGACGGGACGGTCTCGGCCGCCACCGGCCTGGCCTTGGGGCTGGGCCGTCCGGTGACGGCGCTGCTAGGGGATTTGGCGCTATTGCATGACTGTGGCGGCCTGGCCGTCGGTTCGCTGGAGCGTGTGGCCGACCTGCGGCTGGTGGTGCTCAACGACCAGGGCGGATCGATTTTCGAGGCTCTCGAGGTGGGCCGGGAAGGCCTGCGCCCGGTTTTCGAACGGTATTTCGCCACGCCGCAAAACCTCGACCTGACCGCCTTGGCCACCAGTTTTGGTGCCGACCACCACCTGGCCGGGAGTTTGCCTGAACTAGAAGTCTTGCTAGCCGGGACCTGGTCAGGTCGCCAAATCATTGAGCTTCGGCTGGAGCGGTCGATTCGACATGATCTTGAAAAGCGCCTGCGCCAGGCGGCGGCGAGGGCCTTGGCCAATGAAAAGTAG
- a CDS encoding DUF3048 domain-containing protein has product MIARLPLRAVSGVAIAVLAVGTLVAGCGKKPVDPVPAKPRVAPTMPAPAPEPVRELLWPLTAIPGPIVERPALAVKIENSPQARPQAGLNQADVVWEEVVEGGISRFVAVFHSQLPESVGPIRSVRPMDGPIAGPTGGLLVFSGGQSRFISIATEAGLQVLGHDQGADGFFRDPGRRGEHSLMGRPDEFLAQANAEHQAPPEPEFQFAPSAEEATAVVVGSAGMTVDIRLSGWSNPGWDWDEALGAWLRREGSDQATVEGGQQIMTTNLVALKVEVRMAGGTDAAGSQIPESIMVGSGLALVACEGKTMDATWSKESVTAPVVLTSPDGQPILLSPGNTWVELVPVGDGSWTVS; this is encoded by the coding sequence ATGATTGCGCGTCTTCCCCTCAGAGCTGTATCCGGGGTTGCCATCGCTGTCTTGGCCGTAGGTACGTTGGTTGCGGGCTGCGGCAAGAAACCGGTCGATCCGGTACCGGCCAAGCCCAGAGTGGCGCCAACGATGCCGGCCCCGGCGCCCGAACCGGTCAGGGAGCTGCTTTGGCCACTGACCGCCATACCCGGGCCAATTGTCGAACGGCCGGCCCTGGCCGTCAAAATCGAGAACTCGCCGCAGGCCAGGCCGCAAGCCGGGCTGAACCAGGCCGATGTGGTCTGGGAGGAGGTTGTCGAAGGCGGCATCAGCCGGTTTGTGGCGGTTTTCCACTCCCAGCTGCCTGAGTCAGTCGGACCAATTCGATCAGTCAGACCAATGGACGGCCCTATCGCCGGGCCAACTGGCGGCCTGTTGGTCTTTTCCGGCGGCCAGAGCCGTTTCATTTCAATCGCCACCGAGGCCGGTCTCCAGGTCTTGGGGCATGATCAAGGCGCGGACGGTTTTTTCCGTGATCCGGGCCGGCGCGGTGAGCATTCGCTAATGGGCCGCCCGGACGAGTTTCTAGCCCAGGCCAACGCAGAACACCAGGCCCCGCCGGAACCGGAGTTCCAATTTGCCCCAAGCGCTGAAGAGGCTACTGCCGTGGTGGTTGGCAGCGCCGGGATGACAGTTGATATCAGGCTGTCTGGCTGGTCAAATCCGGGTTGGGATTGGGATGAGGCCCTAGGGGCTTGGCTGCGGCGGGAAGGCTCGGACCAAGCCACAGTTGAAGGTGGCCAGCAGATTATGACCACCAACCTGGTTGCACTCAAGGTTGAGGTTCGAATGGCCGGTGGCACCGACGCGGCCGGCAGCCAAATCCCCGAATCGATTATGGTTGGCTCCGGCCTGGCCTTGGTCGCCTGCGAAGGCAAGACTATGGACGCGACCTGGTCGAAGGAATCGGTCACGGCGCCGGTTGTGCTGACCAGCCCTGACGGCCAGCCGATCCTGCTGTCACCGGGTAACACCTGGGTCGAACTGGTGCCGGTGGGAGATGGCTCTTGGACCGTCAGCTAG
- a CDS encoding 1,4-dihydroxy-2-naphthoyl-CoA synthase: MTGTVSDGFDPSAWRSVDGFEDLTDLTYHRGWEDGQPAPWLRIAFNRPEVRNAFSPHTVDELIATLRHAAEVPDVVAVLLAGNGPSPKDGGYAFCSGGDQRFRGTSGYEYARTDPVTDQPGSIGAAGAEPQPPSGGAEPPTSDSSPNPLPGERSGQARQAASGRLHVLEAQHLIRTMAKVVIAVVDGWAAGGGHSLAVVADLTLACRQHGRFKQTDATVGSFDAGYGAALLARQVGQKRAREIFFLAQTYTAEQAEAWGAINRAVDHDEVEPTAIGWARLIAGQSPQAIRLLKFAFNLEDDGLAGQQMFAAEATRLAYGTAEGREGRDAFLQHRPPQWEPFRKQIL; this comes from the coding sequence ATGACCGGCACTGTTTCCGACGGCTTTGACCCAAGCGCCTGGCGTAGCGTCGATGGCTTTGAGGATCTGACCGACCTGACGTACCACCGAGGCTGGGAAGATGGCCAACCTGCCCCTTGGCTACGCATTGCCTTCAACCGGCCTGAGGTCCGCAATGCTTTCAGTCCCCACACCGTTGATGAACTCATCGCCACACTGCGTCACGCCGCTGAGGTGCCAGATGTGGTGGCTGTTCTCCTGGCTGGCAATGGGCCCAGCCCCAAAGACGGGGGTTACGCCTTTTGCTCAGGTGGCGACCAGCGCTTCAGAGGTACCAGTGGCTACGAGTACGCCAGAACCGACCCAGTTACGGATCAACCGGGCAGCATTGGCGCGGCCGGCGCCGAGCCACAACCGCCCAGTGGCGGCGCAGAACCGCCAACCAGCGACTCCAGTCCAAACCCGCTCCCAGGTGAAAGGTCTGGCCAAGCCCGGCAGGCGGCATCGGGCCGATTGCATGTGCTCGAAGCCCAGCATCTGATCAGGACTATGGCCAAGGTCGTAATCGCCGTGGTCGACGGCTGGGCGGCCGGCGGCGGTCACTCGCTGGCGGTAGTGGCGGATTTGACCTTGGCCTGCCGCCAACATGGGCGGTTCAAACAAACCGATGCCACCGTGGGCAGCTTTGACGCCGGCTACGGCGCCGCTCTGCTGGCTCGCCAGGTAGGGCAAAAGCGAGCGCGGGAAATCTTCTTCCTGGCCCAGACCTACACGGCCGAACAGGCCGAGGCCTGGGGCGCGATCAACCGGGCGGTGGACCACGACGAGGTCGAGCCGACCGCCATTGGCTGGGCGCGATTGATCGCCGGGCAGTCGCCGCAGGCCATCAGGCTGCTCAAATTCGCCTTCAACCTCGAAGACGACGGCCTGGCCGGCCAACAAATGTTCGCCGCGGAGGCAACTCGATTGGCCTACGGCACAGCTGAGGGGCGCGAGGGACGTGACGCCTTCTTGCAGCACCGGCCGCCTCAATGGGAGCCGTTCAGAAAGCAGATCCTCTAG